TACTCGCGACATTATCATTTCTCTCTGTAATATTTCAATTATATTCTACTTATATAAACTAACGAAGGAGCTAGCTGAAAAATAACGACAACCTGAACCAAGTTCTAATGAATAAGTAACAAGTTTCTCAATGCttggatgaaaaaaataatttccacgAATCCCTAGTTATTTAAATTccataaacatatttaaattgcATTATAATTGGCTGGTGCTAATTATTATTGATGATCTTCGACaagtaaaatttaggataatTATGTCTCTTGGAATAAATactaaaggattttttttttgctatattattaaaaattaaattattggctttttggggaaaaaaaaattaagaaaagacTTCGAGGCTTTTAGGAATCTTGACCCTATTTAGTGAAACTCTTATGTATTTTCTACCACCAAACAAAAGGATATGAATATCCTTCCAAATTTCCAATCTCTGTGTAAGTACTCATTCCCCAGTATTCTTAATGAAAACCGGGCCCGTTGTATGAAGAGCCCATACCTAACTCTGAATCAAATAAGACCCAAAATCAATTTGTAAACTATTTTCCCACGTTAGCATAACTGATTACCGATGCCCACTAAACGAAGCAGcagaattttttatgtttgtttttgagAATAAATACTCTGATAAATTCATTGATTAAGAACATGATACTTCACTGTCTACACTatgttgaaatatatatatatatatttaaggagAAGACGATaccttaattttattgatagttcTCACTTTTAACATATGAAAACTGTAGTTACAACCAAGTACTTGGAGGTTACAAATAAGCATAAAAACCAAAATCCTAGtatcaaaaaccaaaagatCCAACCATAAATTAAGAAAgctaaaaaattacaaaccacATAAAAAGAATAACCCTAAGAAACTAACCTGAAAGAAATCACacatataagaaaataacaaagagaCGAGAAGCAAAAACCAAATACCTCACTTTGATAATCTCAAATAAgtaaaatcaattttgtctATGCGAAGAATGCCTCTTAACCGACTAGATAAAGTATCAATGTCATCAATCTATTTCgtatttaaactctcagcacaTTGCTTAGTaagaaaatcaattaaaatattacCTTCGCGATagatatgaataattttatagtCCATATAAGACAATTGTCTGAGCTATTGTTTGACTTCATTATATATGACTGCCATATAAAGTTCATATATAATGACTTCAACACCTATTGTTTGAGCACATGTATTAAGTGCTGTAGCCTATATTCCAGttggcctaaaaaaaaaaactcatcacaTGGACCTTTCCATTTGCTACGAGACACTGCTACTAATACATGCATTTGCATTTGCTGCTGTTGAATCTCTTGAAATAATTCATAGGATTGTCTAACTTCACTAACAATCACATTTGTACGAGAAAATGACCCTTCACTACTTATTTCGAATTTAAAATGACCCTTCACTAACAATAAATTTTTCGTAAatacatttagtattttttatcgAATAATGCTATTCATTAACTcttttataatcatttttttattatcttatgatgtgaaattaaataattaaaaattatttattatattttacttttaagtctgtcatttaatatcatataaataaatattaaaaagatgacataaaaaaaaatgataagcaGCAGAATTAggaagtataaaatataatatgtttggtaattaagatgagatataaaattttcatttcgtctcatttcattattataattttttttattttttatataaaatataataaaaaattcaaatttttaaaacttaatttaacttttttaaattttaaaataataatttattaaaaaataatattttaatctttcatataaaataaaaaattctgatGTATCCAAGCATATAGCGGTCACAGAATTTTCACCTCACCACGTGTCGCGTGAATCTTGGAAACCTCAACTCAACTCAGAAACGACACCCAAAGGATCTTAGCAACAGACACCTGTTTCCAACGTTCCCAACCGCCACAACTTTCTCACCACCAAAGTTTGTTTACGAAACgcagaagaaaggaaaaaagaaataggaaGTGTGTGATAGCGCTTTTTTCACTGGTTTTGTTTCTCCCGAACCAAACaggagatggagaagaagaaagcgTTGCGTGGAGTACAGAAGAGAAAGCCCACTAAGCGTAGCAAGAAAAAGCTGCTCAAGAAAGTAGTAGACTATCTCAGATCGGATTCTTACATGTTTGCTCCTCTCATCTCTTCCCAATCTAAGACTCTTCGTTCTTCTGCTGAAAgtaattaccttttttttttttttttccctttttcgaTTATATCtttaggttttattttaaagtGTTGCTTGTGGGGTATTATAAATATTTGCTTCAATATATTGGAATTTGCGATCTTAGGAGCGGAAGTGAGAGAACCCACCAgagaaaacaagaacaaaaggTTAATCGAGAAGATTGGGGAGTATCTGAAGTGTGATACCTATATGTATGCTCCATTGGTTGATCCTCCTCGATCAATTAGTCCTCTTCCTACAGGTACGTATAGTTTACATATCCTATGCcgtttgcttttttattttttatttttaaatttaaatggtAAATAAGTTGGAACTTTTGATCTTGGATTTCAAATTGCATTAGCAATGGTAAAGAGCAATTTATTATGCAAttcttaggcctggtttggatcaAGAAATcccttaactcatttcaactcatctaatctaattattacaattttctcaaatttctactcaaaatataataaacaattcaacatttttaaattccaaaactataataatattaaaaaataatattctaacaatattttattcaacttttatttcatttcatttcaattcactattcaaacctccCTTATACGTGAGTTTCAAATGTGTCCTCCCCATTATTACATTggtaataagattttttttaagcaaaccTATTACAAGTTTAAATGTCAGGTAAAAAAGTATGCCTTTGTCTTAATCTCTGTGCATGCTACTCTGTGTGCGCACTTGCACAGGAGGAGGGGAAGGCTGGGTTGGGAGAAGCAGTCCAGTTACTTTTCTCCCTTGAAGAATAATGCTTCACCATTTTATATAACACGCATGGAGCAAACTAAAAAGATTGCTCCTGTTATGATGAACTGAACGAAATGTATCTGTGGGTTGGCCAAATTACTCTTACCATTACTCTGTTTAGTTGGGTTTGGGGCGAAATTGGTGAATGTAACCTGAAATTCCAGAGCACACAGCTGAATGAGTTTAGCACTATCACAAATCTCACTCTCACACATCGGGCCCTGGGTCGGAGCAGCGACAACCCATTTCTCCCACGGATTGTTGGGCCGAGACTATTGGTAAACCTGCCCTGGTACCAGTGTACTTGGGTGGTCTTGGGTCTCTCTCAACCCCAAAAGCTAGCTCAAGAGGTAAGGCTTTCTCTCACACTTATAAACTGACCACCTACTCCTTCCACAACTGATGTGGGACAACTCCAACAGAAATTAAGGGAGTTTGTCTCACTGTGAGGTCACTTTTA
This genomic interval from Juglans microcarpa x Juglans regia isolate MS1-56 chromosome 4D, Jm3101_v1.0, whole genome shotgun sequence contains the following:
- the LOC121260975 gene encoding uncharacterized protein LOC121260975 isoform X1, whose amino-acid sequence is MEKKKALRGVQKRKPTKRSKKKLLKKVVDYLRSDSYMFAPLISSQSKTLRSSAERAEVREPTRENKNKRLIEKIGEYLKCDTYMYAPLVDPPRSISPLPTVSTQNVTMEDNEPTDWSSDIVGKDQTSKSFLHETSISEEQTFGHGEMVKHMVYKNCHSTSVSGHILYPMTWSVVCPFAHYLISSCHT
- the LOC121260975 gene encoding uncharacterized protein LOC121260975 isoform X3; translated protein: MEKKKALRGVQKRKPTKRSKKKLLKKVVDYLRSDSYMFAPLISSQSKTLRSSAERAEVREPTRENKNKRLIEKIGEYLKCDTYMYAPLVDPPRSISPLPTGKGKLNSQLRKFIVE
- the LOC121260975 gene encoding uncharacterized protein LOC121260975 isoform X2, producing the protein MEKKKALRGVQKRKPTKRSKKKLLKKVVDYLRSDSYMFAPLISSQSKTLRSSAERAEVREPTRENKNKRLIEKIGEYLKCDTYMYAPLVDPPRSISPLPTVSTQNVTMEDNEPTDWSSDIVGKDQTSKSFLHETSISEEQTFGHGEMVKHMVYKNCHSTSVSGKGKLNSQLRKFIVE